In a genomic window of Brettanomyces nanus chromosome 1, complete sequence:
- a CDS encoding uncharacterized protein (EggNog:ENOG41), with amino-acid sequence MIPESSSLFDDKTLLEPEEVFYQQGFREGQSKVTKADHLEGKQLGIQTGFQRLLIVGALKQIVKFLQLQIDQKRDPVSSEIFIHGKQRSYDKISRQLEEIRKMLNVFFDGNERLNVRNTSQEVDQFEKLVKRSRAKVRSLCSMFGYTDLYSQIESNCQIVGGQLPTADVKGADTDTW; translated from the coding sequence ATGATTCCTGAATCATCGAGCTTATTTGATGATAAAACTCTTTTAGAACCAGAAGAGGTATTCTATCAGCAAGGATTTAGAGAAGGACAGTCGAAAGTCACCAAGGCTGACCATCTAGAAGGAAAACAGCTCGGCATTCAAACTGGCTTCCAAAGATTGTTAATCGTTGGTGCTTTAAAACAGATAGTGAAATTTTTACAACTACAAATTGACCAGAAACGAGATCCAGTGTCCTCTGAAATTTTTATTCATGGGAAACAAAGAAGCTACGACAAGATTAGTCGACAACTCGAGGAGATCCGTAAAATGCTCAATGTCTTCTTCGATGGTAATGAACGATTAAACGTGAGAAACACAAGTCAAGAGGTGGATCAGTTCGAGAAGCTCGTAAAGCGTAGCAGAGCCAAAGTCCGATCTCTATGTTCTATGTTCGGCTATACTGACCTCTACTCGCAGATAGAGTCCAATTGCCAAATAGTAGGAGGTCAACTGCCTACAGCAGATGTTAAAGGTGCAGATACTGATACTTGGTAA
- a CDS encoding uncharacterized protein (BUSCO:EOG09340LIY) — protein sequence MDSKRSFKKIDIEPFFIGAGNATFSADGSIMATAVLEDTIIMNRQTNQILHSIQGDSTEVTVLQLSPNARFLAIVSQSQQLRIFSLETGSIIKAVRLSSASYIAAADTTSSLFAFGLTDGSVIVWDIEGSFITHNLKGHGGTISSLSFFGELNSKRWKLASGDIMGMVKIWDLVKRKCILTKKEHTAAVRGLNFNADGSRFVSSARDSLAMVYNTNGWKEITAVPVEMSVEAAGFVVINNREYLYTAGEGCMMKVWDLEEEMLAFETIKPLKTTEELLMAQIVQLSEDSSKVIAVLSDQTIEDLDLSSLDVTNRIISVSRRMAGNHGTIADMRYVGPNFDHMALATNSPSLRMVDFENKPFDMDLYAGHTDLLNMLDVTIDGRWLATASKDNTARLWKYNDESDKFDCYAVFEGHAASVTAVGLPRTLIDRFPRFIITASEDLTIKKWVVPKPDGNKSVKVVKVSDYTRRAHDKVIHAIDISPNNDFLATASHDKTAKIWDLQTGETVGVLRGHKRPVYDIRFCNYDRLVVTCSGDQTAKVWSLENFTCQRTFEGHANAVQRVSFISKNQLIIGAGADGLIKIWEVSSGECIQTLDNHDNRIWALCVKDDGAEFVSADADGAITVWKDNTEEAQIEADSDKKLRIEKEQALQNYISEGSWVEAFELALKLDHPMRLYNVVKSSIAANQDSKSVIGSFALEEVIAKLDEDKIKLIFKRIRDWNTNSRLFNVAQKLIRVILTKFEIEKLSQIPGIMNYIDAIVPYSERHYSRYDKLVEDSYVLDYVAKKMDELVGQ from the coding sequence ATGGattccaaaagaagcttcaagaagattgatatAGAGCCTTTCTTCATTGGTGCTGGAAATGCTACGTTTTCTGCTGATGGATCTATTATGGCCACGGCTGTTCTAGAAGATACTATAATTATGAATAGGCAAACTAATCAAATTTTACACAGCATACAAGGAGATTCCACAGAAGTGAcagttcttcaactttcACCAAATGCAAGATTCTTGGCCATAGTATCACAATCGCAACAGCTTCGAATTTTCAGCTTGGAGACTGGTAGTATAATCAAGGCGGTGAGGctttcttcagcttcttaCATTGCAGCAGCGGATACAACCTCAAGTCTCTTTGCCTTTGGTTTAACGGACGGTAGTGTTATTGTTTGGGATATAGAGGGGTCATTTATTACCCATAATCTAAAGGGACACGGTGGCACAATTTCGTCGCTTTCATTCTTTGGAGAACTCAATAGTAAGAGATGGAAGTTGGCTAGTGGAGATATTATGGGTATGGTGAAGATTTGGGATTTGGtcaaaagaaaatgcaTTTTAACGAAAAAAGAGCATACTGCGGCTGTGAGAGGACTTAATTTCAATGCAGATGGAAGCAGGTTCGTCAGTTCAGCTAGAGATAGCTTGGCTATGGTGTATAATACGAACGGTTGGAAAGAGATTACGGCTGTTCCCGTTGAGATGTCTGTTGAAGCTGCCGGATTTGTTGTCATTAACAACCGGGAATATCTTTATACCGCTGGAGAAGGATGTATGATGAAGGTGTGGgacttggaagaggagatgTTGGCTTTTGAAACTATCAAACCCTTGAAGACTACCGAGGAGCTCTTGATGGCACAAATAGTACAGCTATCGGAAGATTCCTCCAAAGTTATAGCTGTTCTATCTGATCAGACTATTGAGGATTTGGATTTGAGTTCCCTTGATGTGACAAATAGAATCATATCTGTGTCACGTAGAATGGCAGGAAACCATGGTACCATTGCAGACATGAGATATGTGGGTCCTAACTTTGATCATATGGCACTTGCAACTAattctccatctttgagAATGGTAGACTTTGAGAACAAGCCTTTTGATATGGATTTATATGCTGGTCACACGGATTTACTTAATATGTTGGATGTTACTATCGATGGACGATGGTTGGCCACTGCATCAAAGGATAATACGGCGAGATTATGGAAATACAATGACGAGTCAGATAAATTTGACTGTTATGCCGTGTTTGAAGGCCACGCTGCCTCAGTGACGGCTGTTGGATTACCGAGAACACTTATAGATAGATTTCCACGGTTCATTATTACCGCCTCAGAggacttgacaatcaaaAAGTGGGTCGTTCCTAAGCCGGATGGTAATAAATCTGTTAAGGTTGTGAAGGTTTCTGATTACACAAGAAGAGCTCATGACAAGGTGATCCACGCTATTGATATCAGCCCTAACAACGACTTTTTGGCTACAGCTAGTCACGATAAAACGGCAAAGATATGGGATCTACAGACAGGTGAAACTGTGGGTGTTCTTCGGGGTCATAAAAGACCTGTTTATGATATTCGATTCTGCAATTACGATCGATTGGTGGTGACATGCTCTGGAGATCAGACGGCCAAGGTATGGTCGCTAGAAAATTTCACTTGTCAAAGGACATTTGAAGGACACGCCAACGCAGTTCAAAGGGTTTCGTTCATTTCAAAAAATCAGCTGATAATAGGAGCTGGTGCAGATGGTCTTATCAAGATTTGGGAGGTTTCTTCAGGCGAATGCATTCAAACTTTAGATAATCACGATAACCGTATTTGGGCATTATGCGTCAAAGATGACGGCGCAGAGTTTGTCAGTGCCGATGCAGATGGTGCAATTACCGTGTGGAAGGATAATACAGAGGAGGCTCAGATTGAAGCCGATTCGgacaagaagttgaggatAGAGAAGGAACAGGCATTACAGAACTACATTAGTGAGGGCTCGTGGGTAGAAGCCTTTGAGTTGGCCTTAAAGTTGGACCATCCAATGAGACTTTACAACGTGGTGAAGTCGAGTATTGCAGCCAACCAGGACTCCAAATCCGTAATTGGTTCGTTTgcattggaagaagttaTTGCAAAATTGGATGAAGACAAGATTAAGCTTATTTTCAAAAGGATTAGAGACTGGAATACAAACTCTCGTCTTTTCAACGTTGCTCAGAAACTTATTCGGGTGATCTTGACCAAGTTTGAAATCGAAAAATTATCTCAAATCCCTGGCATAATGAACTACATTGACGCCATAGTTCCTTATTCAGAGAGACATTACTCTAGATACGACAAATTAGTAGAGGACAGCTATGTTCTTGATTACgttgccaagaagatggatgaaTTGGTCGGGCAATAG
- a CDS encoding uncharacterized protein (BUSCO:EOG09344IUP) has product MQKAQKGSGSQQGVSVAFIRAKKDLQEYEEIPGIKIHYDTGNPMQIKMSVSPNEGYYSGAVFHFECQVPEDYPNKAPEFRCLERIYHPNIDLDGHVCLNILRNDWKPTLTLQLVFAGILHLFLHPNANDPLNKDAANDLSKYPQDFTRHVQQSMMGGYVGEEKFDRVA; this is encoded by the coding sequence ATGCAGAAGGCGCAGAAAGGTAGCGGATCGCAGCAAGGAGTCTCTGTGGCGTTTATAAGAGCCaagaaagatcttcaagagtATGAAGAGATCCCGGGAATCAAGATTCACTATGATACAGGCAATCCGATGCAGATAAAAATGTCTGTTTCTCCAAATGAGGGATACTACTCAGGAGCAGTGTTTCATTTCGAGTGCCAAGTACCAGAAGATTACCCTAACAAAGCACCAGAATTTCGATGCCTGGAAAGAATATATCATCCCAACATTGATTTGGATGGGCACGTGTGCCTCAATATTTTGCGAAATGACTGGAAGCCTACTTTGACGCTACAGTTGGTGTTCGCAGGTATTCTACATTTATTCTTACATCCTAATGCTAACGATCCGCTTAACAAAGATGCTGCCAATGACCTATCCAAATACCCTCAAGATTTCACCAGGCATGTCCAACAGAGCATGATGGGAGGATATGTTGGAGAGGAGAAATTTGACAGGGTCGCATGA